The Anguilla anguilla isolate fAngAng1 chromosome 4, fAngAng1.pri, whole genome shotgun sequence genome has a window encoding:
- the LOC118225171 gene encoding CMRF35-like molecule 8 isoform X2, with product MKKWCRAEGSCVEVNSAKSGRSEIKDDRSKNVFIVTMRELNREDAGWYWCATGKLQIPVHITVTQKTTTTTVTTISTATTSDTATKPSTSKMLAVTIPRSSFPPTTTYNKSLSDLTFVLMISGILLLAAAIAMVTWKLWKKHKSVQANTRAREDRRNEVTNVDSEDEVTYSTVFTKTQSSSHRMSPPQSQLSESSADEVMYCSVILQNPQATHSPNQSPAGTADDVIYSSVAQQKK from the exons ATGAAGAAGTGGTGCAGGGCTGAGGGCTCCTGTGTGGAAGTGAATTCTGCTAAATCTGGAAGATCAGAGATCAAAGATGACCGCTCtaaaaatgtcttcattgtGACGATGAGGGAGCTGAACAGGGAGGATGCAGGCTGGTATTGGTGTGCTACTGGAAAACTACAGATCCCTGTTCACATCACTGTCACTCAGAAAACTACTACTACCACAGTCACCACAA TTAGCACAGCTACCACATCAGATACAGCCACCAAGCCTTCAACCTCAAAGATGTTGGCAGTCACAATACCTCGGTCATCTTTTCCACCCACAACCACTTACAATAAAAG TCTTTCAGACCTCACATTCGTTCTGATGATATCAGGGATACTGTTGCTGGCGGCAGCTATTGCTATGGTTACCTGGAAGCTGTGGAAGAAACACA AGAGCGTCCAGGCGAACACAAGAGcaagagaggacaggagaaacGAGGTGACG AATGTAGACTCTGAGGATGAAGtgacctacagcacagtgttcaccAAGACACAGTCATCATCACACAGAATGAGTCCACCTCAGTCACAG TTATCTGAGAGCTCTGCAGATGAGGTCATGTACTGCTCAGTCATCCTGCAAAATCCACAG GCCACACACTCCCCTAACCAGTCTCCAGCAGGAACAGCCGATGATGTGATTTACAGCTCAGTAGCCCAGCAGAAAAAATAG
- the LOC118225171 gene encoding uncharacterized protein LOC118225171 isoform X3: MKKWCRAEDSCVEVNSAKSGRSEIKDNRSEKVFIVTMRELNREDTGWYWCAAGELQIPVHITVTQKMTNTTVTTISTATTSDTATKPSTSKMLAVTIPRSSFPPTTTYNKSLSDLTFVLMISGILLLAAAIAMVTWKLWKKHKSVQANTRAREDRRNEVTNVDSEDEVTYSTVFTKTQSSSHRMSPPQSQLSESSADEVMYCSVILQNPQATHSPNQSPAGTADDVIYSSVAQQKK; encoded by the exons ATGAAGAAGTGGTGCAGGGCTGAGGACTCCTGTGTGGAAGTGAATTCTGCTAAATCTGGAAGATCAGAGATCAAAGACAACCGCTCTGAAAAAGTCTTCATTGTGACGATGAGGGAGCTGAACAGAGAGGACACAGGCTGGTATTGGTGTGCTGCTGGAGAACTACAGATCCCTGTTCACATCACTGTCACTCAGAAAATGACAAATACCACAGTCACCACAA TTAGCACAGCTACCACATCAGATACAGCCACCAAGCCTTCAACCTCAAAGATGTTGGCAGTCACAATACCTCGGTCATCTTTTCCACCCACAACCACTTACAATAAAAG TCTTTCAGACCTCACATTCGTTCTGATGATATCAGGGATACTGTTGCTGGCGGCAGCTATTGCTATGGTTACCTGGAAGCTGTGGAAGAAACACA AGAGCGTCCAGGCGAACACAAGAGcaagagaggacaggagaaacGAGGTGACG AATGTAGACTCTGAGGATGAAGtgacctacagcacagtgttcaccAAGACACAGTCATCATCACACAGAATGAGTCCACCTCAGTCACAG TTATCTGAGAGCTCTGCAGATGAGGTCATGTACTGCTCAGTCATCCTGCAAAATCCACAG GCCACACACTCCCCTAACCAGTCTCCAGCAGGAACAGCCGATGATGTGATTTACAGCTCAGTAGCCCAGCAGAAAAAATAG